A genomic region of Methanosarcina thermophila TM-1 contains the following coding sequences:
- a CDS encoding nitrogenase component 1 has translation MKILLNIIKGRTKMSNIIEAPRFSCALGGALSTITAIEGLVPIIHAGPGCGVQLFYGQSFAGGFRGSGWIGGVGVPSTNTYEKEVVFGGEKRLKEQIEKTIELIEGNRYVVLTGCTSELIGDDVNSVLREFKDKSVIYAQTAGFKGSSYVGYEILLDAFIDQLVEEKPRKERLVNIFGIVPSQDVFWEGNLVEIERILNSIGLEVNTLFNGKKIEDLSSAALNIVLSPWVGIKAAEKLKDRFGTPYIINPLPIGVIETNSFLKNVGAALKIDVSDFTAKEEEKTYKSIDKVADFIVDFDVQLRFATITDSNYAIALNKFLVNELGWIPSLAIITDDVPEDYKDSIKKEFSFKNNLSPEVIFESDSGKIWDAVEKEAPNFIFGSSLDKDLATKLGATKLSVSFPFTDKVVIDRGYAGYRGAISLIEDALSEFVAPL, from the coding sequence ATGAAAATCCTTTTAAATATCATAAAGGGGAGAACTAAAATGAGCAACATTATTGAAGCACCACGTTTTTCATGTGCTCTTGGAGGAGCTTTAAGCACTATTACAGCTATAGAAGGCCTTGTTCCGATTATTCATGCCGGACCAGGATGCGGTGTTCAGTTATTTTACGGACAGAGCTTTGCCGGAGGTTTTAGAGGATCCGGGTGGATCGGGGGAGTGGGCGTCCCAAGTACAAACACCTATGAAAAAGAAGTTGTGTTTGGAGGAGAAAAACGGCTAAAAGAGCAAATTGAGAAAACAATTGAGCTTATAGAAGGAAACAGATATGTTGTACTTACTGGCTGTACTTCTGAACTTATCGGAGATGACGTGAACTCAGTATTACGTGAATTTAAAGATAAGTCGGTCATCTACGCTCAAACTGCAGGTTTCAAGGGTTCTAGCTATGTAGGTTATGAAATCCTGTTGGACGCATTCATAGATCAGCTAGTTGAAGAAAAGCCCAGAAAAGAAAGGCTTGTCAATATATTTGGAATAGTGCCTTCTCAGGATGTGTTCTGGGAAGGAAACCTTGTCGAGATAGAGCGGATACTAAATAGTATTGGTCTGGAAGTAAACACGCTCTTTAATGGAAAGAAAATCGAAGATTTGTCGTCTGCTGCTCTAAATATTGTATTATCACCCTGGGTAGGTATCAAAGCAGCTGAAAAACTTAAAGATCGATTTGGGACTCCTTACATTATTAATCCGCTTCCTATAGGAGTTATTGAGACAAATTCGTTCTTGAAAAATGTCGGTGCTGCATTAAAAATAGATGTTAGTGATTTCACGGCAAAGGAAGAGGAGAAAACCTACAAATCTATTGATAAAGTTGCGGATTTTATTGTGGATTTTGATGTACAGCTTCGATTTGCAACCATTACGGACTCAAATTATGCAATAGCTCTCAATAAGTTTCTTGTAAATGAGTTAGGATGGATTCCTTCACTTGCCATTATAACGGATGATGTGCCGGAAGATTATAAAGATTCCATTAAAAAAGAATTTAGTTTTAAGAATAATCTGTCCCCGGAAGTCATTTTTGAATCAGATTCCGGAAAAATATGGGACGCTGTGGAAAAAGAAGCTCCGAATTTCATTTTTGGCAGTTCGCTTGATAAGGATCTTGCAACAAAGCTTGGAGCAACAAAATTAAGTGTATCTTTTCCATTTACGGATAAAGTCGTAATTGATAGAGGTTATGCAGGATATAGGGGTGCAATAAGCCTTATAGAAGATGCTTTAAGTGAATTTGTAGCTCCACTTTGA
- a CDS encoding CDGSH iron-sulfur domain-containing protein, which yields MIIDNATGKAIEPEFEKSIVVESPPRYEQGPLWVRGGIPIESADGKLYEIRNRVTLCRCGKSKNKPLCDGSHIEGQE from the coding sequence GTGATCATCGACAATGCTACCGGAAAGGCGATTGAGCCTGAATTTGAGAAGTCAATTGTTGTTGAGTCTCCTCCGCGCTACGAACAAGGTCCTCTCTGGGTACGTGGCGGTATCCCGATAGAATCCGCAGATGGCAAACTGTACGAAATTCGGAACCGTGTAACTCTTTGCAGGTGCGGAAAATCGAAGAATAAGCCTTTGTGTGACGGTAGCCATATTGAGGGACAAGAATGA
- the tnpA gene encoding IS200/IS605 family transposase, whose product MELRSFSHGYGQITYHIVLVPNYRYSRYSIFYNKRIKKDCELILSNICAKNGYKIYAMEVVDNHVHLFLEFHPNNSLSEVIQYLKGGNSYRLFKLHPELKKRYWGGSLWSNGKFYRSVGNVTADTIKHYIKESQGKPSEESRLHRFMKSEQKRLDDF is encoded by the coding sequence TTGGAATTACGCAGTTTTAGCCATGGCTATGGTCAGATTACTTACCACATCGTATTGGTGCCTAACTATCGATACAGTAGATACAGTATATTCTATAATAAGAGAATTAAAAAGGATTGCGAGTTGATTCTCAGTAACATTTGCGCTAAAAATGGCTACAAAATATATGCAATGGAAGTAGTAGACAATCACGTTCATTTGTTTTTAGAATTTCACCCAAATAATTCCCTTTCAGAGGTAATTCAGTATTTAAAAGGAGGTAACTCTTACAGACTATTCAAGCTTCATCCAGAACTTAAAAAACGATATTGGGGTGGAAGTCTATGGTCAAATGGAAAGTTCTATCGATCCGTTGGAAACGTAACTGCTGATACAATTAAGCATTACATTAAAGAATCGCAAGGAAAACCGAGTGAAGAGTCTCGATTACATAGGTTCATGAAATCCGAGCAAAAAAGACTTGATGATTTCTAA
- a CDS encoding Fe-S-containing protein — protein MAYQFDNKLFVRSNVCLPCNSIGFSLKNDTLVCDSCGTVFDAVTNKGIEGSCVAFPKESISYTVSDDKITMKLEDVVAAHEKTIEPN, from the coding sequence ATGGCATACCAGTTTGATAATAAGTTATTTGTCAGATCCAATGTGTGCCTTCCGTGTAATTCTATAGGATTTTCCCTAAAAAACGATACTCTTGTGTGCGATTCTTGCGGCACTGTTTTTGATGCAGTAACAAACAAGGGTATCGAGGGAAGCTGTGTAGCATTTCCAAAAGAGAGCATTTCTTATACGGTTTCGGATGACAAGATCACCATGAAGCTCGAGGATGTAGTCGCTGCACATGAAAAAACTATTGAGCCGAATTAA
- a CDS encoding M48 family metalloprotease, producing the protein MYYESAVSKAFASGKFIFLSLGMLELMDDKKLRAVLAHEV; encoded by the coding sequence ATGTACTACGAATCCGCAGTCTCTAAAGCCTTTGCTTCGGGAAAATTTATTTTTCTATCTCTGGGCATGCTTGAATTAATGGATGACAAGAAATTGAGAGCTGTACTCGCTCATGAAGTCTGA
- a CDS encoding radical SAM protein, giving the protein MDAELNAFIKAYLISIGSVRVDSSLLPDQHSSMATAGPGAGCSSVFLRSGDKRVRLAINDSSPLCIMPEDEHVVVVKGEEVIARGVLELPLCHCPEQAYITLSEKCVYDCQFCPVPKMQGGIKDSAKVHRMVAEAYATGQLKAISLTSGVAVSPEKEVRRAAEIVKQLTREYDLPIGVSLYPTKTSSEELYSAGACEIKYNVETMDPVLFRRFCPDLSLDSVLDSLDTAVDVFGRNRVSSNFIIGLGESDETVRRGIKQLTERCIIPILRPISPHPLRKDVKNITRPSAERLLKLGNMLRNMLDRNSLCADKAQTMCLLCTGCDLTPHRDL; this is encoded by the coding sequence ATGGACGCTGAACTTAATGCATTTATAAAAGCATACCTGATAAGTATTGGAAGTGTTCGGGTAGACAGCTCGCTTCTTCCTGACCAGCATAGTAGTATGGCTACAGCTGGACCAGGGGCAGGATGCTCCTCAGTTTTTCTCAGGTCAGGAGACAAACGGGTCAGGCTAGCAATTAATGATTCTTCTCCTTTGTGTATAATGCCTGAAGATGAACATGTTGTCGTTGTTAAAGGTGAAGAAGTAATTGCTAGGGGTGTACTTGAGCTTCCTCTCTGCCATTGTCCGGAACAGGCATACATTACCCTTTCCGAAAAGTGTGTATATGACTGCCAGTTCTGCCCGGTACCTAAAATGCAGGGCGGAATAAAGGATAGTGCAAAGGTCCACCGGATGGTTGCCGAGGCTTATGCAACAGGGCAGTTAAAGGCGATTTCTCTTACCAGCGGTGTAGCCGTTTCGCCGGAGAAAGAGGTCAGAAGGGCGGCAGAAATTGTAAAGCAGCTTACACGTGAGTATGACCTTCCTATAGGTGTCTCACTGTATCCCACAAAGACCTCATCCGAAGAACTTTATTCGGCAGGCGCATGCGAGATAAAGTACAATGTCGAGACCATGGATCCTGTACTTTTCCGCCGCTTCTGCCCGGATCTTTCACTGGATTCTGTGCTTGATTCTCTTGATACAGCAGTGGATGTATTCGGCCGAAATCGGGTATCTTCGAACTTCATAATTGGCCTTGGGGAAAGTGACGAGACCGTCCGAAGAGGTATTAAACAGCTTACTGAGCGATGCATAATTCCTATTCTCAGGCCTATATCCCCTCATCCTCTCAGAAAAGATGTAAAAAATATTACCAGACCCAGTGCAGAACGGCTTTTGAAGCTCGGGAATATGTTGAGGAATATGCTTGACCGTAATTCGCTATGTGCAGATAAAGCTCAGACAATGTGCCTGTTGTGTACAGGTTGTGACCTTACACCTCATAGAGACCTTTGA